The DNA segment gaaaaattataagaatGTGCCGAAAGGTAAAAAAATCACTCATgtcactccaagaaagaatacttcccttAACCAATCTGCTTTTGAGGCCTTAGTAACCTCAAAGCCAAAGCACCACAAAACTCAAAGAACaacaaaagacaaacaagaaaaggtgtaaacaaaaaaaatgctacaacaaaaggaatacaagagttatgacaaacacaaagaatagtgaataaaagacaagcaacaaaataaggtactcaatgaaaaggatgacacacaaaagaaacctagagaaaagcactagaatagatgaagaaaacaaaaacagaactactagaaaatatttttgtgcaaactgtgcgtgatctttacagatttatctggaattgTATAAAGCGAaatggattatgaaattgtaaacacagaaagttcaagatcttatctcaataatggcactagaattacacaaaaacagtaagccaattaattgcgataaattttgcaaaatcactgccagattaccgtattttttttgcGCCAAAATTAcacactggacgtatttcatttataatttttttgtactttgaattttgatgtacttcttttttctacttttttataacactttgaagaactcaaatccagaatttcagaaatttccagtaagccaataaattgcaataaatcgaaacagtcagcacgttttcaagaaagcagaggaaacctaacaggaatgaaaaacagaattaagaactagcgaagacataatagaaatgatgtttaagaacttgtataggtctattacacaagtatgaactcaatactaaaaaaaatgcaccaaaggatcaagaaacaaacacataaaactgtacttaacacaaaattaagaaacaaacattACAACAAAAGGACCACATAGAATTAATAACATGTTTTGGtgaaacatgactttgacaaaacttataaggattcaaaaatcaaaaggacacaaacacaatgtaataacaacaataaaacagcaagaaatacccaaaaataaacctaaacagaaaggtaacaacaagaatgtaaagttcttgaattaaaagtaccaaaacaactctaacacaaacaagaacaaacctaaaactcatgataccacatgatgtttttttttatcgacaataaaaaataaataaataggaaccacttcaggggtggttcaacccttatacacggTACTTAAACGCCAAACTAAACATAAGCTCCTCCAAAGCTAACAAAAAAACCAATCTCTTACTACACCTAGCAAAATCCTCAAGAAACTAGCCTCATACACTCCAtaggttccaaacaccaatcagaaaaggaGAACGAAGCTAACCGGGCTTTTGTAGAAACCCAAGACCACACCTTAACTTGAACCAAAGTAAAAACTTCTTCCGTATCAGCCACTCCTTTCCTGAAAACCATATGATTCCTGTGATTCCAAATTTCACTAACCACCCCGACCCAGATTGTGTTCCAAACGAGATTAACTAACACCGAAGGATGACTCATCCTAAATTAAACAAAGTTAGCCTTCGGCTCGATGTGAGACACGAACACAACCCCAAGCCATCTAAAGCATAAACACTAAACTCACCAAGCGAAACTGCACCCAAAGAACAAATGACTACAAGACTCTTCCTCCTTCCCACACAAACAACACAACAAGCTTTCTACCAACACCCCTCTTCTACTTAAATTTACCCTGGTAGCAAGATTATTTTCCAACAACCTCCAAGCCATGAGCCCAGCAGAGGGAACTGCCTTGCACTCCCAAAGCATACAAAAAACCGGCGAAGAAACCACCTCATTGTCCTTCCTAACAAGATTGTAGGCAGCATTAACTGAAAAATTTTGGAGACCCCCTTCCTTTCAAAGCCAACAATCTGCCTCACCCGGGACCAACCTAGCCTCTAGCAGAATCCTACTTAACTAATCAGCCAAAGACTTCTCCCAATCGAAAAACGATCTTCTCCAcacacatgatgtgattccaataacatgatagagatGTTTCaaggacatgttatggattcaacttgagttggaatatgattaggcacttttctggaattggatcaatgttctttcattcaagaactcaccaaatcataagcaaccaagccaaaactcatatggaaacCCGTTTCTtgacaaatgaaccgattaaaatgaacaAGAAAGCAAATGAATCGATTAAAGCTACCTAGAAATCAAATGAATCGAACAAAAACATGAAAGGAAGctaatgaaccgattaaaacattCAAGAAATCAAATAAACCAAACAAAACATGAAAGAAAGctaatgaaccgattaaaacatgTTAGGAATCAAATTAACCGAACAAAAGTAACAGaaaatgcaaatgaaccgattacaAAGACTAGAAaagcctaagacatgtttttagagtttatttgggaatggaaatggatgaataagatggaaaggagaagagaacttatgtggttggagtccttggagaggaacacgccacttgaaggatgcaaagcttcaagatgagtgtagatgccgccacttgaggttccaagattgctttcaagataagactaaaataagagaagacacaagtctctcaatcactcaccaatttgggagaatttctgtactcaaaatatcaaatctgtattagaaagactcaagccctccttttataggagaaggaccAGTCATGAATGTACAAGAAGCTTACAAAGGAAGCTATCCAAGGTTACCTtgcaactcttccacttctagcgcctaaagtggaGAATAGAAAGGATACCTTCTAGATTTTTctaaagctaatatctaaagatgctttgcacaagaggtatctttaggattccctcttagcacctacctaaacactattctatattatttacaaatttatacaaaagaaactataaagagagatattaattgaagcccattcttgaaagcttgtagtcttgttttggctttaggcttggtcctctctttattttaattcttctttaatttttgagaagactagaaggaagaacttcaaatgtttggaatgacctcttcctccattagtaaaatcctttcttatttgatctctatcacttaggcttcccacatatcTCCTGTCTTTAACTGTTAACTTATCATGACTTTGGGGTCCACCTTGCGTGGCCCTGCACATCGTTCAGATGACCGATGTCGGATCTTCTCATTCTAATGACGAGGTCCActatcgatctccaacatcaGGCTCAGGGTAGTAATATCAAAGACTAACCAAACCCTTGGTATGTGCGTCTAGGGCTCACCTCACGTGACTCCCTTTCATTACCAAGCATCGGTGCACGATGTCTGAGGTCAACCCTAgagtcgatgaccgaggactggtcgggacacaagccccccagtctcgagctatAACTTGTTTCAatgaagagactaagtgatcgcgCTACGCGACCTACATGGCACTGAGTAACGGGCGTGAACAGTACGCCGAAGTGACATCTCATCATTCTTTGCTAATCGACGTACACGTGTGACGATCGATCGCTAGGACTTGTTGGTGCTCGAACTTCTTCGTGCACTGTTCAAACAATTTAACCCTTGAGTTCCcaccactgtttcatcactttcACTTATTCGAACCTTCGCCTAGCATTCCGCGACAAAGCGCTCTCTTCTCTTTCCTCCGAATCTCAAACCCTCGAACCTCGATATTctaaaggtatgatttttattcGTCTTTTGCTTTGCAATCCATGATTTTGTTGCTCATAACATGCTTATTACTGCCTGAGACTGTTTATGATTTCTGTATTTTTCTGTGCATCCATTTCTACTGTTTATGCTCCAAGTCTCTTTTTTCTgggtttctttggttttgtcgAGTCGGGCCACTTTCATCCTTCTAAGGTTCctctttttcttcctctttttaGCTTTCCAATTCGAGATGACCAAACGAGCAAAACGAGTTCCCGAAACGGCTTCTCCTTCGGATTCTAACTCCACTTCGACTTTGTCGTCGTCCCCCGTTCCACCTTCTTCCCCAGTTCCCCCATCCTGCCTCGTTCTATATCGCTGGGCACCGATGAACCTTTTAGGGGAAACATCCACCTTTACTACCCTTAAAAGCATAGCGGCCTATAGGAAGAAACAATCATGCCATCCATCGCGTGTCTTTGGAAAAGACCACGATAAGTACGTGCGGATGGTGACTTGTCGCGAGGGGAAACCGGTATGTTCTGACGAAGCTTCCGACCCCGAAGGTCCTTTCTGCTTCATTTATTCCACCCTCTTTCAAAGATTGGGGTTTCGGTTACCCTTCACCCCTTTCGAGCGCATATTGCTGACCGAGGTGAACGTTGCGCCCGCCCAACTGCACCCTAACAGTTGGGCGTTCGTGAGAGCCTTCGCCATTCTTTGTTGCAGCCTCGGCCTCACACCGTCCGTCGACGTCTTCCTTTATTTCTTTGAGGTCAAAGACCCGAGGAAAAAGTTGTGGGTCAACTTCAATGGTGTGGCTGGGAGGGTACTCTTAACactcttccagcagtcgtacaagggTTTTAAAAAGAACTTATTCAAAGTGCGCAACAATCGGAAGGACCGACCCCGCTCTTTTAGATGGGTTTCCCTTATATTGGACAGAGAAACCAAACCTTCAGAGAGCCTAGAGTCCTAAGGATCTTTCCCCTCAGGAGCGAGGTGTATGCGAGCTTCTTTCTGGGCTCTCTGCCCCTTTGAACACTTTGGAGCTACTCAAGCGTGAGTTTAGCCTCGAAGATCTCGAAACCTACATTGGTACTCCCTTGTTCTCATGCCCCCTATTTTATCCCATTTTTTTCTGCATACCTGTCCTGTTTACTCACTCCCGCATCTACTTGTTGCTTTCACATAGATATAGGTTTCAATAAAGATAAGAAGAAAAAGTTGGCCAACCTATTGGCCAAGCAAAGGGCGGCTGCTACGGGGGCGAGCCTTTCGATGCCCCTAGCTCCTTCATCATCGGCTGCGCCTGCTGCCTAACCCACCAATCCGGCCCACACCGTCGTTGAGTTTAGAGGAGGAGTAGCGGTAGAGTCGGGTGATGAAGATACTTGCATCAGACTGGTCTTCAAGCAACCAAGGGTGGGTGTGACCGTGGCGCCTTCTGCCTCTGTCTCGGCTCGTATCCCGACCTTCATAGATCACCCCTTGGCGCCTCCTCCCCCCTTCCAGTTGTTGCTCTCGAGGGTGGGGGAGAGAGTGTCCCCGGAGGCCAAGAGACAGACTCTTCCCCGCCACTTCCTTTGTTGCTCCAAAAGGCGCTCAGTCGCTTCAAAATCCAAGAGGTGGAGGGCTTAGACGAAAATCTTCAGAAGCATGTGGCTGAGGTTCTTGGGGACCTCTTGTTTGCCTCCAACCTTGCGCTTAACAGGACTCAAGAATCCAAAGACCTCAAGGCTAGGGCGGCAAAGCTCGAGGAGGACTTGGCTATCAGGACCAAAATCTTTACCAATCGCGAAACCGCCCTGTACCTGGAGCTGGCAAGCCTTCGCCAATCTGAGAAAGACGCCAAAAAGGCCCTTCAAGACAAGAGCCTAGATGCAGTCGAACTAGAAGCGAGGATCTTGCCTCTACGTACTCGTGCGGTTGAGCTGGAAGATACCGTGGCCGAACTGAAGTGAAAGGTGGCGAGTCTGGAAGAGAGGGGCACGCAGCATGAGATCCTTCTGGGGCGGGTTGAAGGCGAGTTGGCTGAGAAAACTGAGTCCTTGGCCGGGGCAATCGAATCCCTCAGAAGGAAAGAGGAGGAGCTTACTAATGATACCGCTGTGGCTTACGATGAGGGATTTCAAGACGCCATCGCTCAGTTTGCCTGTGCACATCCTGAGGTAGATCTTACCCTCTTCGATGAGTCCAAATGCGTTGTGGACGGCTAGATCGTGCCGCGAGAATGACTCCTTTTGTAATTCTATTTTGTTGACAACCAAACTTTCTTGTATGTATACTTTATAAGTATTTATTCCTTTTAACTGTTGCCTCCATTCGCTTTGCTCTCCATACAATGCCTCTGATTTAGGTTTGCCCTTTAGGTAGCACGTTCACCTCGTATGCCCGTTCGTCCTTGGTGTTAATATGCAAGAGGGGACGTATGTCTCCCCCCTCTCTTGATGTTTGCTACCCCAATTGAACAACACTTTATCGATTTCACCCTTGCTGTATAAAGTCAGGGTATAGCTGATCTCGCCCTTGCTACAACAGTCAAGGGACGAGACTTTGGTACTCGAACCATACTTCCTTTCGCCTTGGTGTGCTCACGCGAGAGGGGTTTATTGGGGAGGCCAAACTACCTCTGTTTTTCTGCGTATCACTTCAAGGAAGGAGGTTCctttagtttagcaaaccaTACTATTCTTTGCCTAGGTGAACTTACACGAGAGGGGCTTATTGGGAAGACCAAACTACCTTTGCTTCTCCGTGTATCACTTCAAGGGAAGAGGTTCTTTTACTTCAGCGAAACCATACCATTCTCGGGCTTGGTGAACTTACGCAAGAGGGAGGTCCACTTGGGGAACCATACTACTTCTGCTCTTGACTTATCATtacaagggagaggttcgtTTATTTCGGTGAACTATACTATTCTCGGGCTTGGTGAACTTACGCAAGAGGGAGGTCCACTCGGGGAACCATACTACTTCCGCTCTTGACTTATCACTAGAAGGGAGAGGTTCGTTTATTTGCAATGCACATTTAACTGAATAAttttattcgggtgacctcgttaaaaaaccctcttAAGGAAAAAAGAGTGTTCCCTTAAACGTGTACAAGTGCAagatttaactaaaataaaacttcaggttggtcgcgttccaagtgcgaggaatcgcgcCGCCTTCTAATGTCTCGAGCCTGTATGCTCCgttcccaagggcctctgttATTCTGAAAGGActggtccacttgggagataacttgttttctaactagtacgggtgggccttcctcatcaccaggtcggcgacctggaactgccgaggtctAAGCTTGGAGTTGTATTTGTACTCCACCCTCCTTTTCAAGGCTTCAACTTTAATCCTTGCTTTTTCCCTtacttcatccagtaggtccaggttcacctttctttcctcgttcgactcctcgaccacgaagttctggaaacgtgGTGAGTTCTCCTGGACTTCTACTGGGATCATAGCGTCtgaaccatacaccaagctaaatGGCGTTTCCTTGGTCGTGGACTGAGGGGTAGTATGGTAGGCCCACACGATTCTAGGAACTTCTTATGCCCAGGTCCCTTTGGCTTTGTCCAACCTTCTTttcagacctctgagcagaactcggttggcTGACTAGACCTGTCCGTTCGTCTGGAGGTGTTCTACTGATGCAAATACTTGCTTTATCCCCAGCTCCATACATAGCTTGCCCAATTGatggcttgcaaactgggtaccATTATCGAATACCAACCTTTTCGGGATTTCGAAGCGACACACtatgtttctccacacgaagTGTTGGATTTTATGGGTcgtgatctgtgccactggttcggcctcgatccacttcgtgaaatattctatggcaaccacgaggtacttcatctacCGTACCGCCAAAGGGAAAGaccccagaatatcgattccgcAAGTATGAAATGGTCATGGGTTGTATATCGATCTCAACTCCTTTGGGGGTgctttgtgccaatcagcgtgttaTTGGCACTGCTTGCACTGTTGGACGTATCTCGTGCAATCCTCCTTtatggttggccaataatatcctGCACAAATCGCCTTTGACGAGAGAGATCGGCCACCGATGTGGctaccgcatatcccttcatgtaGCTATGCCATGATGCACGTGCATTGCTCTCCGTCCACGCATACTAGTATGGGATGGGTGAATCCTTGCCCGAATAATTTCCCATCGATCAGGGTGCACTTGCttgaatttttcttgattttccgAGCTGCTGCGGGATCTAACGAGAGTACTTCATCGGCCAAGTAGCGCTGGTAGGCCGTCATCCAAGTTTCTCCTTATTCGACCTGGTGAACTTGCGACTCTATCTCCCAGCAACCATATACTTGCTTATTTTGGGTGTTTTCATCATCTCCCGTGTTAAAGACTAATGACTCCTCTTCGTCCCTTCCGATGTGCTAACATGCTGAAATTTTGCCATATTATCCGTGGTagttcgaggtgtcttcagggtctcctgaatcaccgtcctctgcctgccccccttgcctgaactgacGAGTTtcgcaagcaagtcagctccgACATTTTGTTCTCTGGGTACATGGACTAACTCGAACACTTCGAACGACTCCTTCAGCACCTGGACGTATTCTAGGTATGCggccatctgagggtctttaGCTTGGTATTCCCCCGTGACCTGGCCTGTAACTAACAAGGAATCACTTTTTGCCAACAACCGCTTtgctcccatctctttagccaacaacattcccgcgatcagggcctcatactccgcctggttgttgctggccttaAAAGCGAACCGTAAGGCCTGCTCAATTAGTAACCCATCCGGACCCTCCGAAATAACACTTGCTCCactaccttgttggtttgaggaacTGTCTACAGAGAGTACCCACTTGAAATCCGCCCCTTCCTGGTGTGTGGCTGCTGAGGAGAGTTCTACTACGAAGTCGACATAGATCTGGCCCTTGATGGGGCCCCTAGGTTCGTAGTGTATGTCGAatttgttagaatggatggctttaaactagagggggggtgaattgtttaaagagggttttcgcaaacttttaagtcaagaatgaaattatctcaagaaacaattgataaggaatccagtttgccaaaacagcagtaccagaaaaacaatcggttgtttataccagcaaacaaatatcaaaaatgaatttaaaaagattaaggatagagagattgcacacagatgtttatactggttcactctaaacccagagctacatccagtcttctcagaaaccactgaggaaattcactaagcaaccacaccttgatcacttacaccacaaccaagaaagtgaccttgattccctcaagacacacacttctcttggccaacacaccaacactaagattgctgatcttgatcccctcaagaacacacaacaaatctcagcaaacacacaaatgaaacttgtttaacagagtacaaggattacacttgttacagaagataatctgaaatcaatacaagccaaaatcctattccacacactttgatcaatcacaaactctaagcaatctcaactctttgaaaaatcTCAAAATCTCTATTCAAAAACTTgttactcaaatatgtttttctgaatttattcaaagatattgtttgttatcaaatcttaacaaactattaattgcatttaaaggattggtcaaagcatttaaagactggagcgtaagcagttaaatcatctaaagctcagtcaaagataaaacagtttttctgttatggtaccaaaacaaacaatcggttgtttcctcgaatcaatcggttgttttggtttcaacagctcaaccatttgaaaaacagttttcaatcttttctaaaaacatctaagtataaacaatcggttgtttcgacaaaacaataggttgtttttagcttagtttgaaaaacattttttctttcaaaaagattgagaatgcctatgctttggattcaatcaagaggtggattacaatacacaatctaccccagaaCCTATCTAGgccagcacagcaacaacaagcacaaccaaggcttcaacatccttcaaagggtttggattcttcaaagcttgaacaccacttggttcaacagaatTCAGACAGTTCCACCACCCATCGCGTCATCCTTCCCGCCACATCTGGTTTTTGCAAAACTTTGCGGATCGGAAGGTCCGTCATCACTATCACTGTGAAGCTCATGAAGTAGTGGCAGAGTCTTCTTGCTGAAAATACCACTACTAGGGCCGCCTTTTCTAAGGCCTGGTATCTTACCTTCGACCCCTGCAATACCTTGTTGACGAAGTAGATTGGTCTCTGtacctggtcctgctcctgtAATAGGACGAAACTGATCGCCCTTTCTGTAATTGCGAAGTATAAACGAAGTGGGGTACCTAACTCTGGCTTGCACAACACCGGAGGGCTgaccaggtactccttcaattTGACGAATGCCTCCTCACACTCACGGGTCCAGACGAACCTGTTGTTCCTTTTCAGGCCCTGGAAATAAGAGTGACCCTTGTCTCCTCCCGCGGATACAAACCTGAACAGAGCGGCCATGCGCCGTGTCATCTTTCACTGAGATCGGGCTTCTCATAGCTATTATGGcagcacacttctcggggtttgcCTCGATTCCTCGTTCAGTGAGTAGGAAATCCATgaatttccctgcctccacTTCGAATATGCACTTCTCTGGGTTCAACTTTAGCCTGTATTTTGCTATCGTAGTGAATAGTTCTTCCAGATTAGTTACGTCTTGTTCCCTCTGCTGGGAgttgaccaccatgtcatctacatacgcTTGGACATTCCGCCCCAACATTGGCGCTAGTACCCTGTCCATTAGTCGTTGGTAGGTGGCCCCTGCATTTTTTAGCCCAAAGGGCATGgccttatagcaataacaagATGACTCTgtcatgaacgcggtcttgcactcatcctTGGGATGCATCATGATTTGTTTGTAGCcagagaaggcatccaggaagctaagTAACCTGCAGCCCGAGGCACTGTCCACTAAGGCATCGATGTTGGGCAGCgggtaagaatcctttgggAAGGCTTTGTTGAGATCCGTGAAATCCACACACATCCTTCATTTCCCATTTGCTTTCTTTACTAGTACCACATTGGCTAGCCattcggggtactggatttccctgatgtggccaaccTTCAACAACTTCTCCGTTTCTTCCCGTATGACCTGACGCTTCTCTCCGTTGAACTTTCATCTTCTCTGACAGACAGGACGGACGCTGGGGTCCATAGTGAGGCGATGACATAGGAAATCAGGGTCAATACCGGGCATGTCGGCGACGGACCATGCAAAGGCGTCGAGGTGTCGTGCTATGACCCCGGCGACTTGATCCTGTGACTCCTTACTCAAAGACTGCCCAAGTTTGAACATCTTTCCTCCGATATCCTTCTCCACCACACATCCAGCGGGCTCGGGCCGATTTTCTTGGATGATCTCTTCATGGGTCACTCTGTCTTCCCTCGGTGGTCTGGTTGTGACAAAGAACACCCCTCTCTTCATCTTGAGGTTGTTCTCGTAACACTTTTTAGCCTCCCTTTGGTCaaacttgatggtgatcactgcTCCCTCAAGGGAAGGTAATTTCACCTTCATGTGTCTCGTGCAGGGAACTGCTCCCAGCCTGTTCAAGGCTGGTCTCCCGAACAGTATGTTGTAAGCCGATGGTGCGTTGACGACGAGGTACCTAATGCTAGTAGTGCGTGAAGACGTGTCGTCTGTGAACGTTGTCCTTAATTCGATATACTCGTGAACCTCCACCTCATCCCCtgcaaaaccatacaaacacccggTGTAGGGCTTTAATTGG comes from the Phaseolus vulgaris cultivar G19833 chromosome 8, P. vulgaris v2.0, whole genome shotgun sequence genome and includes:
- the LOC137824835 gene encoding uncharacterized protein — translated: MCVDFTDLNKAFPKDSYPLPNIDALVDSASGCRLLSFLDAFSGYKQIMMHPKDECKTAFMTESSCYCYKAMPFGLKNAGATYQRLMDRVLAPMLGRNVQAYVDDMVVNSQQREQDVTNLEELFTTIAKYRLKLNPEKCIFEVEAGKFMDFLLTERGIEANPEKCAAIIAMRSPISVKDDTAHGRSVQVCIRGRRQGSLLFPGPEKEQQVRLDPKGDQFRPITGAGPGTETNLLRQQGIAGVEGKIPGLRKGGPSSGIFSKKTLPLLHELHSDSDDGPSDPQSFAKTRCGGKDDAMGGGTFKAIHSNKFDIHYEPRGPIKGQIYVDFVVELSSAATHQEGADFKWVLSVDSSSNQQGSGASVISEGPDGLLIEQALRFAFKASNNQAEYEALIAGMLLAKEMGAKRLLAKSDSLLVTGQVTGEYQAKDPQMAAYLEYVQVLKESFEVFELVHVPREQNVGADLLAKLVSSGKGGRQRTVIQETLKTPRTTTDNMAKFQHVSTSEGTKRSH